In the genome of Campylobacter helveticus, the window ATCAATCTTGAGCCTTATTTTACTTTTGATACTATTTATCAAGGGCTTGGTGTAGATAGGATTGCAGCTTGTTATACTATAAGCGATGGTGTAGTTGTGGATGCTGGAAGTGCTATTACTGTGGATTTGGTTTCAAATTTTATCCATTTGGGTGGTTTTATATTGCCGGGTATTGCTAATTACAAAAAAATTTACGCTCACATTTCCCCTCGTTTAAAAAGTGAATTTAATACCCAAATTAGTTTTGATGCCTTTCCGCAAAAAACGAGTGATGCTTTAAGTTATGCTGTTTTTAAGGGAATTTATTTATTAATTAAAGATGTGGCAAAAAATGAAAAATTATATTTTACGGGTGGAGATGGGCAGTTTTTAGCAAACTTTTTTGAAAATGCCATTTATGATAAATTATTGATTTTTAGAGGGATGAAAAAGCTCATTTGTGAAAATCCTCGCATTTTAAATTTATAGATGTTACTATTTTACCCATAGAATTTGAGCTTTTATAACTTTTATTTTTTTATAAAATAAAATGGACTACACTTTTACTTTGTAAAGAAATAAATTATCTCAAGGAAAACAAATGAGCCAGCAAGAATTTGATGTGTTGGTTGTAGGAGCTGGAATTTCTGGTGCAGCTTTATTTTATGAGCTTGCTAGATATACAAATATTAAAAACATCGCATTAATTGAAAAATATCACGCCCCAGCGACCATAAACAGCAAAAGCACAAGTAATTCCCAAACCATACATTGTGGTGATATAGAAACAAATTACACCATAGAAAAAGCACATAAGGTTAAACGCACAGCTGATATGATAGTTAAATATGGACTTTTGCAAAATGCGCAAAATAAATTTATGTTTTCGCATCAAAAAATGGCTTTAGCTGTGGGCGATGTGGAATGTAAGTATATGAAAGAACGCTATGAGGAATTTAAGGAACTTTATTCTTATATTCGTTTTTTTGATAAAGAAAAAATTAAGCAAATTGAACCTAAGGTGGTTTTAGGTGAAGATGGTGTTAGTGATAGAAAAGAAAATATTGTCGCTATGGGTGTTGAAGCGGGAGAGGTTTTTACAACTGTTGATTTTGCCAAAATGAGTGAGAGCTTGGTTGAAGAGGGACAAAAGCAGGGTAAAAACACTTTGGTGGCATTTAATGAAGAGGTTGTGCATATCTCTAAAAATGATGGAATTTTTACTATAAGAACGGCAAATTTTAAAGAATATAAGGCCAAAACTGTTGTGGTAAATGCAGGTGCACACTCTTTATATCTTGCTCATAAAATGGGTTTAGGGCTTGATAAGTCTTGTTGGCCTGTGGCAGGTAGTTTTTATCTTACAAAACAAAAGCTTTTAAATGGTAAGGTTTATATGGTGCAAAACCCTAAACTTCCATTTGCGGCATTGCACGGAGACCCTGATTTGATGGCTGATATGAATACGCGTTTTGGTCCTACTGCTTTGGTAATTCCTAAGCTTGAGCGCTATAAGGGTTTAAAATCTGTGCCAGAATTTTTCGAAGCTTTAAAGCTTGATAGAGTTGTGCTAAGTGTTAGTTTGGGTATGTTTAAAGACTCTACGATTAGAAATTATATACTTTATAATTATTTATATGAGTTGCCTTTCATCAATAAAAAATTATTTGTGAAAAATGCAAGGAAAATTGTCCCAAGTTTAAAAGCCGAGCAGCTTTATTATGCTAAGGGGTTTGGTGGGGTGCGTCCGCAGGTCATCGACAAAACAAAAAGAGAGCTTATGCTAGGCGAGGCTAGTATAAATGAAGTCGAGGGCATTATTTTTAATATGACTCCAAGTCCTGGTGCGACAAGTTGTCTTGGTAATGCCGAAAGAGACGCAAAGATGGTTTGTGATTATTTGGGTGCTAAATTTGATGAGGATAAATTTAGCACAGAATTATTATGAGGTTAAGAATGCTTAAAAAAACTAAGATTGTTGCAACTGTGGGTCCTGCTAGTGAGGGCGAAGATGTTTTACGACAAATGATAATTAATGGGGTTAATGTTTTTAGACTGAATTTTTCTCACGGAACACACGCATATCATAAGGCTAATTTGGACAAAATTCGCAAGGTTGCTAGTGAGCTTAATGCAAGAGTTGGGGTACTTCAAGATATTAGCGGTCCTAAAATTCGAACGGGTGAGCTTAAAGAGCCTTTTGAGCTTAAGAAAGGTGATAGGCTAGATTTTTATCGTGGGGTGATAGTTGGGGAGAGGCTTGGAGATGCACATTATAAATTAAGCATTAATCAAAGTGATATTTTAAATATGCTAAAGGTTGGAGAATATGTTTATCTTTATGATGGCAGTATCCGTGCGAAGATTGTGGATGTTAATGCAAATTTTATTCAAAGTGTGATTGAAAATGATGGCTTTTTAAATTCTAATAAGGGCATTAATTTTCCTAATACGCGTATTAATATTGATGTGATTACACA includes:
- a CDS encoding type III pantothenate kinase, which gives rise to MLLCDIGNSSANFLDENKYFTLSIEQFLEFKSTQKIYYINVNEKLKAHLSSQSHFINLEPYFTFDTIYQGLGVDRIAACYTISDGVVVDAGSAITVDLVSNFIHLGGFILPGIANYKKIYAHISPRLKSEFNTQISFDAFPQKTSDALSYAVFKGIYLLIKDVAKNEKLYFTGGDGQFLANFFENAIYDKLLIFRGMKKLICENPRILNL
- a CDS encoding FAD-dependent oxidoreductase, which encodes MSQQEFDVLVVGAGISGAALFYELARYTNIKNIALIEKYHAPATINSKSTSNSQTIHCGDIETNYTIEKAHKVKRTADMIVKYGLLQNAQNKFMFSHQKMALAVGDVECKYMKERYEEFKELYSYIRFFDKEKIKQIEPKVVLGEDGVSDRKENIVAMGVEAGEVFTTVDFAKMSESLVEEGQKQGKNTLVAFNEEVVHISKNDGIFTIRTANFKEYKAKTVVVNAGAHSLYLAHKMGLGLDKSCWPVAGSFYLTKQKLLNGKVYMVQNPKLPFAALHGDPDLMADMNTRFGPTALVIPKLERYKGLKSVPEFFEALKLDRVVLSVSLGMFKDSTIRNYILYNYLYELPFINKKLFVKNARKIVPSLKAEQLYYAKGFGGVRPQVIDKTKRELMLGEASINEVEGIIFNMTPSPGATSCLGNAERDAKMVCDYLGAKFDEDKFSTELL